Proteins found in one Hypericibacter terrae genomic segment:
- a CDS encoding SrfA family protein, whose protein sequence is MYSGPLLQSGNLGDYTALGEVGYPVFTAAPQIRLAISRQIGQEVADFLAIPKHHPDGKSIDWYAPVDGDIVPWSAASAEERAQLTAQIQTFRARIAEHASKIRASAAGGDQRVFGLLLEQSTRIPDENHLFLVGHKPVITFWGFLRAGEERGRDVLGELRGAPPEAGIARLPDPVGRSSWRWLPLALIPLLLLLLLWAGLQFWHPFGLTVPAFPIALGPQPEDQEFGQLHSGDVGPDGVVIHDGTIVNGGTAVDGTGTATTTVPIPAPSSADGTNGPAAGSTAPDAASNENTPPDAGAQDQNSPGTNGENPPAPDSDTTNPANQANNPPQPPINPITIPNNASDPSFLAGEWRSDSGLRDKDGKAAMMSYKFDSHGNGTTTLSLSDGSTCQGASTATVDQGRVIIKDQDILRCSNGGAFRGATTTCEKDPSSGKTRCRGTYGPDQGNFDVMLGR, encoded by the coding sequence ATGTATTCGGGCCCTTTGCTGCAATCGGGAAACCTCGGCGACTACACCGCGCTGGGTGAAGTGGGCTACCCGGTCTTCACGGCCGCCCCGCAGATCAGGCTCGCGATCTCGCGCCAGATCGGTCAGGAGGTTGCCGATTTTCTCGCCATACCGAAGCATCATCCGGATGGCAAATCGATCGACTGGTATGCGCCGGTCGATGGCGACATCGTTCCATGGTCTGCAGCCTCCGCGGAGGAACGCGCCCAGCTGACGGCACAGATCCAGACGTTCAGAGCGCGCATCGCCGAGCATGCGAGCAAGATCCGGGCCAGCGCCGCCGGGGGCGACCAGCGCGTATTCGGACTCCTGCTGGAGCAGTCGACGCGAATCCCCGACGAGAACCATCTGTTCCTCGTCGGTCACAAGCCGGTGATCACCTTCTGGGGATTCCTGCGGGCGGGCGAGGAACGCGGCCGGGACGTCCTTGGCGAATTGCGCGGCGCCCCGCCCGAGGCCGGCATCGCACGACTGCCCGATCCGGTAGGGCGGTCGAGCTGGCGCTGGCTCCCGCTCGCCTTGATACCGCTGCTTCTGCTCCTGCTGCTTTGGGCAGGATTGCAGTTCTGGCATCCCTTCGGCTTGACCGTGCCGGCCTTTCCGATCGCCCTGGGCCCGCAGCCCGAAGATCAGGAATTCGGCCAACTGCACAGCGGCGACGTCGGGCCGGATGGGGTTGTGATCCATGACGGTACGATCGTCAACGGCGGCACCGCCGTCGATGGCACCGGCACGGCCACGACGACCGTCCCGATCCCGGCACCTTCGTCGGCCGACGGCACGAACGGCCCCGCGGCCGGCTCGACGGCTCCGGACGCCGCGAGCAACGAGAACACCCCGCCGGACGCCGGCGCACAGGATCAAAACTCGCCGGGGACGAACGGCGAGAATCCGCCGGCACCGGACAGCGACACCACCAATCCCGCCAATCAGGCCAACAATCCGCCTCAACCGCCGATCAATCCGATCACTATTCCCAACAATGCCAGCGATCCGTCCTTCCTGGCCGGCGAATGGCGTTCCGATTCCGGGTTGAGGGACAAGGACGGCAAGGCCGCCATGATGAGTTACAAGTTCGATTCCCACGGCAACGGCACCACGACCCTCAGCCTGTCCGACGGCTCGACCTGTCAGGGCGCGTCCACGGCGACGGTCGATCAGGGCCGGGTCATCATCAAGGATCAGGATATCCTGAGATGTTCGAACGGCGGGGCGTTTCGCGGCGCCACGACCACCTGCGAGAAGGACCCGTCGAGCGGCAAGACACGCTGCCGCGGAACCTATGGCCCCGATCAGGGCAACTTCGACGTCATGCTCGGACGATGA